Proteins co-encoded in one Acidobacteriota bacterium genomic window:
- the rimI gene encoding ribosomal protein S18-alanine N-acetyltransferase translates to MPDLTQEGERFFIRRMRESDLAAVRAIETLSFSNPWSENTFLGEIQNTSVSFPLVVVKRPAGTVVGYIIYWQIRDDVQVNNLAVHPDCRGLGLGEAMLRHAIAKTREAGAAFMTLEVRQSNTPALTLYKKLGFEIMGVRKNYYTRPDEDAFVMALVLDQ, encoded by the coding sequence ATGCCGGACCTGACCCAGGAAGGGGAGCGCTTCTTCATCCGCCGGATGAGGGAGTCCGACCTGGCCGCCGTCCGGGCCATCGAGACCCTGTCCTTTTCCAATCCCTGGAGCGAGAACACCTTCCTCGGCGAGATCCAGAACACCTCGGTCTCGTTCCCCCTGGTTGTGGTCAAGCGGCCGGCCGGCACGGTCGTGGGCTATATCATCTACTGGCAGATCAGGGACGACGTCCAGGTCAACAACCTCGCCGTCCATCCCGACTGCCGGGGCCTGGGGCTGGGCGAGGCCATGCTGCGCCACGCCATCGCCAAGACCCGCGAAGCCGGCGCGGCCTTCATGACCCTGGAGGTCCGGCAGTCCAACACGCCGGCCCTGACCCTCTACAAGAAGCTGGGCTTCGAGATCATGGGCGTCCGGAAGAACTATTACACCAGGCCGGACGAGGACGCCTTCGTCATGGCCCTCGTCCTCGATCAGTAG
- the tsaB gene encoding tRNA (adenosine(37)-N6)-threonylcarbamoyltransferase complex dimerization subunit type 1 TsaB, protein MLILAVDTTTPGGSVALLEDETLLGEVNVESAATHSARLFRSIDFLTGALGRDIRAVDGYAVAAGPGSFTGIRIGLGAVKSLAFASGRPVAPVSTLRALAEKLAADGAGGGLVCPLLDAKKGEIYAGLFEAREGGLVEVLPQGAYDPGELFARLPAGRVIAFAGSGLAAYGDALRSRVGDRARYPRRSPFIAAEVGRLGGRLLREGKGVDAASLEPLYFRRSQAEETCRT, encoded by the coding sequence GTGCTCATTCTTGCAGTCGACACGACGACGCCCGGGGGCTCCGTGGCCCTCCTCGAGGACGAGACGCTCCTGGGCGAAGTCAACGTCGAGTCGGCCGCGACCCACTCGGCCCGGCTCTTCCGGTCGATCGATTTCCTGACGGGCGCGCTCGGCCGCGACATCCGGGCCGTCGACGGCTACGCCGTGGCGGCCGGGCCCGGCTCGTTCACCGGCATCCGCATCGGCCTCGGCGCCGTCAAGTCGCTGGCCTTCGCCTCGGGCCGGCCCGTCGCCCCGGTTTCGACCCTCCGGGCCCTGGCCGAGAAGCTGGCCGCCGACGGCGCAGGCGGGGGCCTCGTCTGCCCGCTCCTCGACGCCAAGAAAGGCGAGATCTACGCCGGGCTCTTCGAGGCCCGGGAAGGCGGGCTCGTCGAGGTCCTGCCCCAGGGCGCCTACGATCCGGGCGAGCTCTTTGCCCGGCTGCCCGCCGGCCGGGTCATCGCCTTCGCCGGGAGCGGCCTGGCCGCCTACGGCGACGCGCTCCGGTCGCGGGTCGGGGACCGGGCCCGCTATCCCCGCCGCTCGCCGTTCATCGCGGCCGAGGTGGGTCGTCTCGGCGGCCGCCTGCTCCGGGAGGGCAAGGGCGTCGACGCGGCCTCGCTCGAGCCGCTCTATTTCCGGAGATCCCAGGCCGAGGAGACATGCCGGACCTGA
- a CDS encoding isocitrate/isopropylmalate dehydrogenase family protein, which yields MPKYRIAVLPGDGVGKDVVEATMIVLNKIGLDAQFIYGDIGWEFWCKEGNPLPDRTLKLLRETDACLFGAITSKPREDADRELDPSLRGKGLSYFSPIVRLRQEFDLYQNLRPCKAYAGNPLNYKEGIDLVIFRENTEGLYAGVEFFPLSQVVRDALLTNPKMKRFKDVPAGEIAISTRIMTKPACARIVRAAFEFARKYHRKSVTLIEKPNVLRETGGLMLDTAREVAKGYPDIKFWDANVDAICMWLLKNPHDYDILVAENLFGDIVSDLAAQLVGGLGFACSGNIGDKYGVFEPTHGSAPKYAGMYKVNPIATVLAAKMMLDWIGETAKGAAIEAAVAEVIREGQVRTYDMGGKATSLDVGRAIAAKL from the coding sequence ATGCCCAAGTACAGGATCGCTGTTCTCCCCGGCGACGGGGTGGGGAAGGACGTCGTCGAAGCGACGATGATCGTCCTCAATAAGATCGGCCTGGACGCCCAGTTCATCTATGGCGACATCGGCTGGGAATTCTGGTGCAAGGAGGGGAACCCACTGCCAGACCGGACCCTCAAGCTCCTGCGGGAGACCGATGCCTGCCTCTTCGGCGCCATCACCTCGAAGCCCAGGGAAGACGCCGACCGCGAGCTCGACCCGTCGCTCCGGGGCAAGGGCCTGTCCTATTTCAGCCCGATCGTCCGGCTGCGCCAGGAGTTCGACCTCTACCAGAACCTGAGGCCCTGCAAGGCCTACGCTGGCAACCCCCTGAACTACAAGGAAGGCATCGACCTGGTCATCTTCCGCGAGAACACCGAGGGCCTGTACGCCGGGGTCGAGTTCTTCCCCCTGTCCCAGGTCGTCCGCGACGCCCTGCTGACGAACCCCAAGATGAAGCGGTTCAAGGACGTCCCGGCCGGCGAGATCGCCATCTCGACCCGGATCATGACCAAGCCGGCCTGCGCCCGCATCGTCCGGGCGGCCTTCGAGTTCGCCCGCAAGTATCACCGCAAGTCGGTCACCCTGATCGAGAAGCCAAACGTCCTGCGCGAGACCGGCGGCCTGATGCTCGACACGGCCCGCGAGGTCGCCAAGGGCTATCCCGACATCAAGTTCTGGGACGCCAACGTCGACGCCATCTGCATGTGGCTGCTCAAGAACCCCCACGACTACGATATCCTCGTGGCCGAGAACCTCTTCGGCGACATCGTCTCCGACCTGGCGGCCCAGCTCGTCGGCGGCCTGGGCTTCGCCTGCAGCGGCAACATCGGCGACAAGTACGGCGTCTTCGAGCCGACCCACGGCTCGGCCCCGAAATACGCGGGGATGTACAAGGTCAACCCCATCGCCACGGTCCTGGCCGCCAAGATGATGCTCGACTGGATCGGCGAAACGGCCAAGGGCGCGGCCATCGAGGCCGCCGTCGCCGAGGTCATCAGGGAGGGCCAGGTCCGGACCTACGACATGGGCGGAAAAGCGACCAGCCTCGACGTCGGCCGGGCTATCGCCGCCAAGCTCTAG
- a CDS encoding 3-isopropylmalate dehydratase small subunit — MSQGKVWKYGDSVNTDVIFPGRYTYQIMTPEEMAKHAMEDLDPGFAAKVKPGDVVVAGKNFGCGSSREQAAACLKAAGVQAVVAKSFARIYFRNAINLGLAVLQCAEAVDALETGDSADIDFARGEISSARGLFHFSPLPESVLGIIAAGGLIEYTKKKLEKE, encoded by the coding sequence ATGAGCCAAGGCAAGGTCTGGAAATACGGCGACAGCGTCAACACCGACGTCATCTTCCCCGGCCGCTACACCTACCAGATCATGACGCCCGAGGAGATGGCCAAGCACGCCATGGAAGACCTCGATCCCGGCTTCGCGGCCAAGGTCAAGCCGGGCGACGTCGTCGTCGCCGGCAAGAACTTCGGTTGCGGCTCGTCCCGGGAGCAGGCCGCCGCCTGCCTCAAGGCCGCCGGGGTCCAGGCCGTCGTGGCCAAGTCCTTCGCCCGCATCTACTTCCGCAACGCCATCAACCTCGGCCTGGCCGTCCTCCAGTGCGCCGAGGCCGTCGACGCCCTGGAAACGGGCGACTCGGCCGACATCGACTTCGCCCGCGGCGAGATCAGCTCGGCCAGGGGGCTCTTCCATTTCAGCCCCCTGCCGGAATCCGTGCTCGGCATCATCGCCGCCGGCGGCCTGATCGAATACACGAAGAAAAAGCTCGAAAAGGAGTGA
- a CDS encoding 3-isopropylmalate dehydratase large subunit: MGKTLSEKVLGRKAGKDVQAGEVVTVSPDYVLSHDNSAAIIKEFRKLGVGKVKAPGRIVIVLDHVVPAADEKYAQNHKSIREFVAEQGIPNFFDINAGVCHQVLPEQGFALPGLVIVGSDSHTPSYGALGAFATGIGRTETACTWATGEIWLRVPETMRIDLSGRLGRGVFAKDLSLKLIGDHGAEMANYKAVEFAGPSAGGFSVGARLTLANMSAEMGAKNGYFAPDDKALKWLEGRARQPFTALSSDPDARYESVLAVDLGALEPQVACPHTVDNVKPVAAVAGKPVNQVLIGTCTNGRLEDLEAAAAILRGRKVHPAVRALVLPASWQVYREALASGALSALVEAGCVILNSGCGPCLGAHEGLMAAGEACLSTSNRNFRGRMGNRDSEIYLASPATAAATAVTGRITDPREFS, from the coding sequence GTGGGAAAGACGCTGTCGGAAAAGGTCCTCGGCCGCAAGGCCGGCAAGGACGTCCAGGCGGGCGAGGTCGTCACCGTCTCGCCCGACTACGTCCTGTCGCACGACAACTCCGCGGCCATCATCAAGGAGTTCCGGAAGCTCGGCGTCGGGAAGGTCAAGGCGCCGGGCCGGATCGTCATCGTCCTCGACCACGTCGTCCCGGCCGCCGACGAGAAGTACGCCCAGAACCACAAGTCCATCCGCGAGTTCGTCGCCGAGCAGGGCATCCCGAACTTCTTCGATATCAACGCGGGCGTCTGCCACCAGGTCCTGCCCGAACAGGGCTTCGCCCTGCCGGGCCTGGTCATCGTCGGCAGCGACTCCCACACCCCGAGCTACGGGGCCCTCGGCGCCTTCGCCACCGGCATCGGCCGGACGGAGACCGCCTGCACCTGGGCCACCGGCGAGATCTGGCTCCGCGTCCCGGAGACCATGCGCATCGACCTCTCCGGCCGCCTGGGGCGCGGCGTCTTCGCCAAGGACCTCAGCCTGAAGCTCATCGGCGACCACGGCGCCGAGATGGCCAACTACAAGGCCGTCGAGTTCGCCGGGCCGTCCGCCGGCGGCTTCAGCGTCGGGGCCCGCCTGACCCTGGCCAACATGTCGGCCGAGATGGGGGCCAAGAACGGCTACTTCGCCCCGGACGACAAGGCCCTGAAGTGGCTCGAAGGCCGGGCCCGGCAGCCCTTCACGGCCCTGTCGTCCGATCCCGACGCCCGGTACGAGTCGGTCCTGGCCGTCGACCTCGGCGCGCTCGAGCCCCAGGTCGCTTGCCCGCACACGGTCGACAACGTCAAGCCGGTCGCCGCCGTCGCGGGCAAGCCCGTCAACCAGGTCCTGATCGGCACCTGCACCAACGGCCGGCTCGAGGACCTCGAGGCCGCGGCCGCGATCCTCAGGGGCCGCAAGGTCCATCCCGCCGTGCGGGCCCTGGTCCTGCCGGCCTCCTGGCAGGTCTATCGCGAGGCCCTCGCATCCGGCGCCCTGTCGGCCCTCGTCGAGGCCGGCTGCGTCATCCTCAATTCCGGCTGCGGGCCGTGCCTCGGCGCCCACGAGGGCCTCATGGCCGCCGGCGAGGCCTGCCTGAGCACCTCGAACCGCAACTTCCGCGGCCGCATGGGGAACCGCGATTCCGAGATCTATCTCGCCTCGCCGGCCACGGCCGCCGCGACCGCCGTCACCGGGCGGATCACCGATCCGAGGGAGTTCTCATGA
- a CDS encoding sigma-70 family RNA polymerase sigma factor, translated as MSEVPVEKEVGAAEIAALLEKVRDGDREAFMTITRLYQRKVFVMTYSILRDREDALDAVQETFLRLYQKAGMYKPGNSFQGWLLQMAKNISIDHYRKNRKKRREWETTTPVDEIQVAADPVREGDSAATDLRQAFARSVDTLAERQKMVFIMRHYNELQFNEISEAMEISIGTAKSLHFKAVQNLRKRLAPVLGIES; from the coding sequence ATGAGTGAAGTCCCCGTGGAAAAAGAGGTCGGAGCGGCGGAGATCGCCGCGCTCCTCGAGAAGGTCCGGGACGGGGACCGCGAGGCGTTCATGACGATCACGAGGCTCTATCAGCGGAAGGTGTTCGTCATGACCTACTCCATCCTGCGCGACCGCGAAGACGCCCTCGACGCGGTCCAGGAGACCTTCCTCCGGCTCTACCAGAAGGCCGGAATGTACAAGCCCGGCAACTCGTTCCAGGGCTGGCTCCTGCAGATGGCCAAGAACATCAGCATCGACCATTACCGCAAGAACAGGAAGAAGCGGCGGGAGTGGGAGACGACGACGCCGGTCGACGAGATCCAGGTGGCAGCCGATCCGGTCCGCGAGGGCGATTCGGCCGCCACGGATCTGCGGCAGGCCTTCGCCCGGTCCGTGGACACGCTGGCCGAGCGCCAGAAGATGGTCTTCATCATGAGACATTACAACGAGCTCCAGTTCAACGAGATCTCCGAGGCCATGGAGATCTCGATCGGGACGGCCAAGTCCCTCCATTTCAAGGCCGTCCAGAATCTCCGGAAGCGCCTGGCGCCGGTCCTGGGGATCGAGTCATGA
- a CDS encoding RNA-binding protein, whose translation MSLSKLYVGNLNYRTTEDALKQLFAQHGEVASVNILQGRGFGFVEMATPEAAQDAKGKLNGTEFDGRKLIVNDARPRAEGPGADRRFPGGGGGDRRGFSRF comes from the coding sequence ATGTCGCTTTCAAAGCTCTACGTCGGGAACCTCAACTACCGGACCACCGAAGACGCGCTGAAGCAGCTGTTCGCCCAGCACGGCGAGGTCGCATCGGTCAACATCCTGCAGGGCCGCGGTTTCGGCTTCGTCGAGATGGCGACGCCGGAGGCCGCCCAGGATGCCAAAGGCAAGCTCAACGGGACGGAGTTCGACGGCCGCAAGCTCATCGTCAACGACGCCCGGCCGCGGGCCGAAGGGCCCGGCGCCGACCGGCGCTTTCCCGGCGGCGGCGGCGGCGACCGCCGCGGCTTCTCTCGCTTCTGA
- the sppA gene encoding signal peptide peptidase SppA: MKKSTYIVLIVLFFLALAAVGTFFVLVEDVGGRAVEIPARGYLDVRLSGEIAEIAPPDALVAFITGTRPLAVHDFWANLRKAKVDDRVQAVVLRLGLMQCDWAKANEMREAVLDFRRSGKKAYAVIEEAPDFDMEYFLATACDRIILHPLGWLGVNGIGGYVPFLKGTLDKLGIRAEFEHVEEYKTAYNMFTEKGFTPAHREETESYYGDLFAQYVSAVAKARGKTEAEFRALVDRGFFQGDEAKAAGLVDDCLYEDEIQELLRRNGGTTAPVRFDDYTRVKPSSLGLETGPHTVALIYAVGTIMTGESLSPIMGGSTVARWIRTARTDPGIKAIVLRIDSPGGSSVGSDVIWREVALAKKAKPVIVSMSDVAGSGGYWIAMSATRIVAAPQTLTGSIGVLAGKFSIDGLLSKLGVTAEKVTFGEKADVFSVFRPFTDRERKILKDEILWTYEQFLTRTAEGRGLTRDQVNAVGKGRIWTGRQAKGLKLVDELGGLTMAIGIAKKEAGIDADEDVRLDVWPRKRTFWQSLLSRPGLGAEIKSAAGRDRILETARMMNQTRIWAVMPFWVKPQ, translated from the coding sequence ATGAAGAAATCCACGTACATCGTCCTCATCGTCCTGTTCTTCCTGGCCCTGGCGGCCGTGGGCACGTTCTTCGTACTGGTCGAGGACGTCGGAGGGCGGGCCGTCGAGATCCCGGCCCGCGGCTACCTCGACGTGCGCCTCTCCGGCGAGATCGCCGAGATCGCGCCGCCCGACGCCCTGGTTGCCTTTATCACGGGGACGAGGCCGCTGGCCGTCCACGACTTCTGGGCCAACCTGCGGAAAGCCAAGGTCGACGACCGGGTCCAGGCCGTCGTCCTGCGCCTCGGCCTCATGCAGTGCGACTGGGCCAAGGCCAACGAGATGCGCGAGGCCGTCCTCGACTTCCGCCGCTCGGGCAAGAAGGCCTATGCCGTGATCGAGGAGGCGCCCGATTTCGACATGGAGTACTTCCTGGCCACGGCCTGCGACCGGATCATCCTCCATCCCCTGGGCTGGCTGGGCGTCAACGGCATCGGCGGCTACGTCCCGTTCCTGAAGGGGACCCTGGACAAGCTCGGCATCCGTGCTGAGTTCGAGCACGTCGAGGAGTACAAGACCGCCTACAACATGTTCACCGAGAAGGGCTTCACCCCGGCCCATCGCGAGGAGACGGAATCCTATTACGGCGACCTCTTCGCCCAGTACGTGAGCGCCGTCGCCAAGGCCAGGGGCAAGACCGAGGCCGAGTTCCGGGCCCTGGTCGACCGCGGCTTTTTCCAGGGCGACGAGGCCAAGGCGGCCGGCCTGGTCGACGATTGCCTTTACGAGGACGAGATCCAGGAGCTTCTCCGCCGCAACGGCGGGACGACCGCCCCGGTCCGGTTCGACGACTACACGCGGGTCAAGCCCTCGTCGCTCGGCCTGGAGACCGGCCCCCACACGGTCGCCCTGATCTACGCCGTGGGCACGATCATGACCGGCGAGAGCCTGTCCCCGATCATGGGCGGCTCGACGGTGGCCCGCTGGATCCGGACGGCCCGCACCGACCCGGGCATCAAGGCCATCGTCCTGCGGATCGACAGCCCCGGCGGGTCGTCGGTCGGCTCGGACGTCATCTGGCGCGAGGTCGCCCTGGCCAAGAAGGCCAAGCCGGTCATCGTCTCCATGTCGGACGTGGCCGGATCCGGCGGCTACTGGATCGCCATGTCGGCGACCAGGATCGTGGCCGCGCCCCAGACCCTGACCGGGTCCATCGGCGTCCTGGCCGGCAAGTTCAGCATCGACGGGCTGCTGAGCAAGCTCGGCGTGACCGCGGAAAAGGTCACCTTCGGCGAGAAGGCCGACGTCTTCTCGGTCTTCCGGCCGTTCACGGACCGGGAGCGCAAGATCCTCAAGGACGAGATCCTCTGGACCTACGAGCAGTTCCTGACCCGGACGGCCGAGGGCCGGGGCCTGACCCGGGACCAGGTCAACGCCGTCGGCAAGGGCCGCATCTGGACGGGGCGTCAGGCCAAGGGCCTCAAGCTGGTCGACGAGCTCGGCGGCCTGACCATGGCTATCGGCATCGCCAAGAAGGAGGCCGGGATCGACGCCGACGAGGACGTCCGCCTGGACGTCTGGCCGCGGAAACGGACCTTCTGGCAGTCGCTCCTCAGCCGGCCCGGGTTGGGGGCCGAGATCAAGAGCGCGGCGGGGCGCGACCGGATCCTGGAGACCGCCCGGATGATGAACCAGACCCGGATCTGGGCCGTCATGCCCTTCTGGGTCAAGCCGCAGTAG